The DNA window TTGGTCGAAAAGGTTCTCTACGTGTCATGCTTGTTGCCAAGGATCTTTTGTGAGAGTGACTCTCACAAAGTAGGATAGTGCATGACTAACGATTCCACTCTCAATCTGTACAACAATCAGGTCAGAAAAGGAGGCGGGTCAACAGTCCAGTAGAGAAAACCGTGTGCCACACAGGAAAGGGGAGGAGACATTCTTACCATCTTCCTGTTTGTTCGCAGGTTTGGCGTAAATGGCATTAAGTGGAAAACCAGGCTCTCCAGGAATGGGAAAATTAGTGATTCCCAGTGTATACATTTCTTTCTCGCCTTGGCTTTTAGaattgcacttaaaaaaaaaaaaaaaattatatatacaaatgtaGGGGAAAGGGATATAACATTTCAATTTGCAGTTTTTTAGTCTAAGTGGCTAGGTCTGGGGGTTCTGTTTTTGTGCCCTTTTGTAATCTGGTGAAGCCTGTAGGCTCCTCCTCAAACTAACCTTTTAAATGAGTAAGATAAAACAGGACTACACAAGAATCCAATTATAATGAGACACAATaattacaatatttaaaaaagcaaatttatGACATAGCCACACATGTGCTCTTTAATGCACTAAATAACAAGACTCAGCAGTGGACCTAACACCTGAATTTTGAAGCAGTAatgaatgtaaataaaatttcaaaatatcttcAATTATAAATGTAGTATGAAAATGCCACAGAAAGTCACAGGTATTGCTAATGCTATTGTGGGCTGCTGCCTACGTTAATAATTAAAGTAAATGCTAGATTTCAGTTGGAGGTTAGTGAAAAGATGTAATCTTTTTTTCACTCAAGTTCATGCACCCCTGAATTCTATCCCCAGACCCTAGGTTAAGAACCCTTGAGCCGTGggcttaaaaaagaatattttcgtCAAGATTTCTGTCTTGGAAAAATATATGCAAAGCCTTAAAACACTATTATCCTTATCTTCTCATTAGTCAACTACTGTAAGTTTAGACATCTACATTCAGATTTTCTTCTCAGTCAGAggaaatattttctacttctccTTAAAGTCTCAACAAGTCTAAACACATATTGTGTTCCTGACAAATGATCATCCAGGCTTAGTTACCTTTTGGAGTTTCTTTAGACACTCAGAAATGTAGAGAGTTATATATATCAAGGTCCTATCGGCTTCATTCtatgggaagaaaacaaaacttaaaaacagtCCTGAGCAAAATGcaataattaattataataaaaaaattcaacctttgtcttttgatttattAACTGAAAACTGAGAGCACAGTTATCACAGCATCAAAAATTCCCATTCTCCAAATGCAATCTTCTCAAGCCCTCTGTCTGCTCCTGGGGAGGCAGCCACCAGCTTCCTCCCTGAGCTGTGCGGCTGCCCCTGTTTTCCTCAGCTCCCCTTGCCCTGGGTTCCTGAGAAGTTGTACTAGTAACTTCTCCTTCTAGGAAGGAGAGCTAACAAAGCCGCCTGGAAAACCTGAGGTGAACCATATGGCTGGTTAATCTTTAAAAGCCCTTTCACTTAAGGATCTGTGCCGAGAATAGAAACATTTATGACTCTAAAGGAGGAAGCAATTATTTCACAACTGACCTATTCTTGAAGAGCTCCAAAAGTCCAACTCTTGACCTGACCCAACGGAAAATGTGGAGAAGACAAATGGATGCTAATCAAATGTGGCACGTACTTCAGGTCAAATTTTACatagatttataattttaaataaacaaactaCACTTTTCCCTATTTTTAAGAGTCTATGATATTCGAGAGAGAATGAAATGTGGTGGAATTTTAATACTAACACCACACTTAAGACCATGCATTAGATTAGAAACGTCCATAATTTCACAGACTGTTTAGATCCCAGTTTATTGTCCAAGAGTCTACAATTACAGATTTCACACTCTGTTGGATTCCAAGAGATTAAAGTTTGGCAAGGAGTTgaaagaagcaaaaagtaaaggagaaaaggaaagatatacccatttgaatgcagagttccaaagaatagcaaggagaggtaagaaagctttcctcagtgatcagtgcaaagaaatagaggaaaacaacagaatgagaaagactagagatctcttcaagaaaattagagatactaaggggaTACTTCCtacaaagacgggctcaataaaggacagaaatggtatggacctaacagaatcagaagatattaaaaagaggtggcaagaatacacagaagaattgtacaaaaaagaacttcacgacccagataatcatgatggtgtgatcactcacctaaagccagacatcctggaatgtgaagtcaagagggccttaggaagcatcactacaaacaaagctagtggaggtgatagaattccagttgagctatttcaaatcctaaaagatgatgctatgaaagtgctacactcaatatgccagcaaatttggaaaagtcagcagtgaccacaggactagaaaaggtcagttttcattccaatccctaagaaaggcaatgccaaagaatgctcaaactactgcacaattacactcatctcacactagtaaagtaatgctcaaaactccccaagctaggcttcagcaatatatgaactgtgaacttccagatgttcaagctggttttagaaaaggcagaggaaccagagatcaaattgccaacatctgctggatcatcaaaaaagcaagagagttccagaaaaacatctatttctgctttattgactatgccaaagtctttgactgtgtggatcacaataaattgtggaaaattctgaaagagatgggaataccagaccacctgacctgcctcttgagaaatctgtatgcaggtcaggaagcaacagttagaactggacatggaacaacagactggttgcaaataggaaaaggagtatgtcaaggctgtatactgtcaccctgcttatttaacttatattcagaggatatcatgagaaacgctgggctggatgaagcacaagctggaatcaagattgcagggtgaaatatcaataacctcagatatacagatgacaccacccttatggcagaaagtgaagaactaaagaccctcttgatgaaactgaaagaggagagtgaaaaagttggcttaaagctcaacattcagaaaattaagatcatggcatccgttcccatcatttcatggcaaacagatggggaaacagtggcagactttattttcttgggctccaaaatcactgcagatggtgactgaagccatgaaattaaaaaacgcttactccttgaagaaaagttatgacaagcctagacagcatattaaaaagcagagacattactttaccaacagaagtccgtctagtcaaagctatggtttttccagtaatcatatatggatgtgagagttggactataaagaaagctgagcaccaaagaattgatgcttttgaactgtggtgttggagaagactcctgagagtcccttggactgcagggatatcaaaccagtcaatcctaaaggaaatcagtcctaaatattcattggaaggactgatgctgaagctgaaactccaatcctttggccacctgatgcgaagaactgactcatttgaaaagaccttgatgctggcaaagattgaaggcttAAGGAGAAGatgacgacagaagatgagatggttgagttggcatcaccgactcaatggacatgagtttgggtaaactccgggagttggtgatggagggggaagcctggtgtgctgcagtccatggggtcacaaagagttggacacgactgggcgactgaactgaactgaaattccatAATCTAGAACATTATCAAGAAGAGTTATTGACATTCCTTGTAACTTGCTCACAGAAGCATCTCAGAGAACTTCTTTacatttctccctttccttttctacCCACTTCcacttctcccttcctcctgagATCACAAGAACTATGAGGTTGAGGGAAGGGTCCAGGACACAGAAGTATGTAAAAAACCGCATGCaaaattttttggttttggtcTCGTACAAAATAGGTGCTTAATACTgctgagtaaataaatataaaaaagtgtCTATACAAGGGTACATCTCCTCAGTATAGGACCAAACAATATTTAAGCTCTGTGAGCCACagtctgtcacaactactcaactcaGCTGCTGTGGCATGAAAGCACCCATAGGTGATGTGTAAACAAATGCAAATGGCTATGTTCCAGTAAAATTTACAAAAAGATGTGGTAGGCCGGATTTGGCCCTCAGACAGTGTCTGCAAAACCATGGTGAACTAAGATTAACATAGAATTAGGCACtgttctggattttaaaaatcacacaatcTAATTTCATTGTACTTATTCCTCACATTAACTCTGACTGCCAAGTACATACTATCCCCATCAGAAAACTAAAGAGCAAAAGGTTTGTACTTTACCTTAATTTCATAGTTTTTGAAGAAGACATTGGCCTTAAAGTAATAGATAGCTTCATCCACAATATCTGTATCTTTTGCTAAGCAGGGCAGGATGGGAGAAAGGCAGAGGATGTTAGCCAAATGTAAAACATAACATTTAAaaagctataaagaaaaaaaaaaaattaaagctcaacagtcaatggctttggaaTTGAATAACATAAAATCAGGCTACTGAaacaaagtctttaaaaaaaatttctagaaaaataagcACATGGTTTATTCAGACAGCTTTATTGTCTTCATAAAAATTACACATGCTCATTAGAAACAAATGAatcaacacaggaaaaaaaaagtaattgtcACCCTAATCTCACTACCCAGAAATAACTACTCTCAGCATTTGGTGAACATCACTCCAGACGTTTCTCAATGCATTTACAAAAACAGACTGAGACACAGACTAAATTTCATAAAttgctttcttaaaaatatttggatggccaaaaagttcattcgggctTTTCcaaaagatgttacagaaaaccccaacaaactttttggccaacccaatacaaagaATTCCATACAATTTTATTTGAACTTACATACTACAGCTTTAGGGGAAAAAACTCTCAGCTGTTCATTTAGGAATGTACTGGGATTCACATATACATCTTTCTTTTTACAAAAACTGTGAGTTCAAATATGTACAATCTGTTCAAGGCGGCTAGAGACTGAGAAAAACCAGAAGTACTGTTGTAACAAAGACAGATCTCATTATAAAATTTCTTTGGCTTTTTttgggttttcctttttttattttaaaaaggtcacAATCCCAGGGTCTTGATATCCGGCAGCTGGTTTTAGCAATGCAGAAACGGTTATTTTCATTTCGCAACCCTGACTGCTATCCCTCTCATACAGCAGAAATGCAGAAGCTTTCGTACTCTAATCCAGTTGTCTTTATCTTTGCCCATTCCCCTGCTGGAGAATTTTAACAGaactcttttctttcccctcctttaaaaaattttttttggacatgtgggatcttagttccccatccaagGGTCGAACTGACACCCCCTATAGTAgaagcatgcagtcttaaccactggaccaccacagaagtccccaaAAGAATTCTAACTCTAGACTTATGTTCCCTGTGATCTATTCTCTTATTTGCAAAAAGGAAACTTCTTTCTATGATCCCACAGTGCTTACAAAAACCAGCTAGCTCTACTGTCATGttgcagaggaagggaaagaggctAGCTGATAGGATTCAGGCTAGTTGATAGGATTCAGAACAGAGAAGAGCATTTGGTATATATAAGGTGTTCAAAAGATATCTGTTGAATGTAAATAACTAGATTAATGCTAACAGTTACTTAGTCCATAGCACAGGCTTATATTTCTCCGTAATTCCAATTCAGTCCTATTCCAGCCCCCTAGGGAAGAGTTAACAGGTCACTTTTAACTATAGAAATCATGAAGTTCCAGTTTCCTGCAGTCCCATTCTCTCTCAAGGGCCCAAGAATCGCAAAGGTGGTAATTAAATTTACTTCATCCTTGTCAATTATGTCTTCTGATATACTACATGGTATTTTGTCACAATCTGGGAAGTAATCTGGTCAAATACTGATCCTTATTCTTCATCTGCCAAAGAATaatgtcattcttttacattAGTTTTCCTGTTttgggtggcttttttttttccatctcagaACAAGAGTGTGGTGACTCACCAAATTTATTAAGTTTACTGAGCTTTAAACTGGtattgaaaacaaaaccaaattaaGAGGAAGTCAAGTCAAATAAACTGGCCAGAAGAATGGAGACAGGGTCAGTACAAAATTAGTAATCTAAACTATGGTCTTGGAAACCACAAATGGAACTCAGTGCAGACCCTTCCTGGCTGCAGGGAAACCATGTTTAATATAACACAAATTGCACTGTTGGCAGAACATCTCCGAATGTCGTCAGAAGAGTCTCAGATAGTATCTGAAAAGAATGAGGCATTctgaacagagaaaaaaaaaaaagctccaaaaaaaaaggtgagtgccaagaaagaaagcaaaagatacaaaattcagaaaagcaagagaagaaatgaataatgTTATACAGGATACTTAAAACTGAGATACTGGTAAAAACTGGGATCCTGAAGAATGGACAAAGGAAGTAGATTTAGATAAAGAAAGAGGTTAAAACACGCTTTGTTTTTTCCAGCTTGATGACACAGAAAGGATGGGGACACGATGTTCTATAGAagcagcagcattagattagTAAGAACTGACTGATGATAGGAAGAGTGTTGAGAATTAAGCACATTTCCTCTTCCCTCTCAACAAAATATCCCAGAGAAACTGGCAGCAATAATACAGTTTCCTATTAAATGCAACATCTACCCAAGATCTGAGAAGGTGGAAAGCACAATATTCATCAAGCAAATAGAAAATACAAGAGCAATCTGAGAAAGTATTTCCCTGATGTGCTAACATCAGAGGGTTTCATaccaaaatgtgaaaataatggAAAGGGGTTTTGACTTACTCTCTCTAGGGGCAGGTCCTTTGAACTGACTTCTGATAGGCAATAGTGCCATGTTTCCAATGAGTTTGGTGTCAGGGTCCATGAGGGAAGAGTGGTAAGCCTGTAGGGACAAGCCAGGTAGAACACAGAAGCAGAAAGAGAGCAAATGTCACTGGGGCAAACAAGTACAtttccttaaaggaaaaaaaaaaagaataactcaTCCAAGATAAACTGGCTCATGAAAACTACCAAAGTTTGAGGAATTCTGAGAAAATTTGAGGCAAGCTGGTTGTTAAACAcagccattattaaaaataaaattatataaattttcaattaaataaattatattaaaaacaaaggtaataaaTATTTGACACTTTcattatttcctattttaaaattattttaccaaTGTCTGTGATCTTAAGGTTAGTTATGTCTTTTGCACCTACGGTGGAAACACTTTATGATAAGGTGCTACTGTGCTTCCCTTCCAATTTCACATTTGGTGACAGAACATTGGTAACTGGTGGGGTATTCACACTATAGAAATAGGCAAACACTATATAAATTAGAGGTACCCAGCAACCTAGGTGTTGTTAAAACCACAATCCAAGCACTGGCtcttcagctctgccacttcctggctTTATGCCTTTTGACTAAGacatcacttttcttttcttagcctatttccacatttgtaaaataaaaacatatatacttGTTTTCAGTGGGTGGATGTGAGTTagaggagggaggaaaaaaatcacatttatgaGAACAATTTATAGGCTAATTTCTAGTTTGGCATTTTACAAGATGTCTGGCTTTTTCTAAGACAACATGGGCCccagtcatttattcattcattcatcaaaagaTTACTAAGTACCTTCTGTGTGCAAGGCATGTGGAAATATTGGCATGCAAGACCAGCCCTGGCTCTGTCGGGTGAATAGAGGAGACAGATAATAAGTAAGTGATCACAGGGGAAGTTAAGGGTGCTCTTTGTGCACCTGGAATGATGAGTACAAGGCATTAGGGTTCTGGCTTAAAATCTGGCTTTATCAAGATTTACTAGTGTGCTTAcatatttaagggcttccctggtggctcaaatggtaaagaatctgcctgcaatgcaggagacctgggttcaatccctgggttgggaagatcctctagaggaggaaatggcaacccacttcagtattcttgcctagaggaggagcccaggattcttgc is part of the Bubalus kerabau isolate K-KA32 ecotype Philippines breed swamp buffalo chromosome 16, PCC_UOA_SB_1v2, whole genome shotgun sequence genome and encodes:
- the ARPC3 gene encoding actin-related protein 2/3 complex subunit 3; the encoded protein is MPAYHSSLMDPDTKLIGNMALLPIRSQFKGPAPRETKDTDIVDEAIYYFKANVFFKNYEIKNEADRTLIYITLYISECLKKLQKCNSKSQGEKEMYTLGITNFPIPGEPGFPLNAIYAKPANKQEDEVMRAYLQQLRQETGLRLCEKVFDPQNDKPSKWWTCFVKRQFMNKSLSGPGQ